A region of Silurus meridionalis isolate SWU-2019-XX chromosome 15, ASM1480568v1, whole genome shotgun sequence DNA encodes the following proteins:
- the ddias gene encoding DNA damage-induced apoptosis suppressor protein — protein MNTKRVLLSCTVISLQDSGFVYPCCQFCLSRLTPESNSRSRCPKCGTTYDAQNVDYRFRLSLKVSRDTNLFGVTVFGGCLNPFFGITAVGLQRFLESEKFEGQQSLQQLLIKAVEDCFIGKCLVFGFKLSGRDAESCLLGEHIAESVRFVACQVIPPHGAFVGVTVFAYLQSLMQANTRSDCSLKAGGHWQQKDSPASSFDHTLPLCLISHSESSNETLTPPHPWHSVSDLILCFSPEETSRCSLTEVSVDSESQVPLALQLSNGVQGANINPSQSQQNRCSTSHEFLFNASSGSPIITTPCDKHFKRQALEASLIQLNDSLSERPLFNRTSLFLEDAPLSETLGDFVSVEIVNQNVLSPTSKIDQAKSENSVLPENNAIPKYTSKIQSSHSSLPVLTRDVTNNRVSLKRKNRRHNASTSSKDVTKLSHVSEGLLFCDKKDVASTRTGGAHVQHHATIVQENQSSGYEDDYNCSADLFHQSSMDILDVDQRKHDRLPYINNSEPTFTSFHFAPSLQSTPIVDPSIQLAYRQRRKLGKKLSRTSHITFLQNHSINRPMLQMVKSAGDRTCGSDSALETSESSAGGSELKVNVKPVNADSAFPNITNDCSRDLFDTLF, from the exons AAGCCGGTGTCCCAAGTGTGGCACCACatatgatgcacaaaatgtgGACTACAGATTCAGGCTGTCACTAAAAGTGTCTCGAGATACAAATCTGTTTGGAGTGACGGTTTTTGGAGGTTGTCTCAATCCCTTTTTTGGCATTACTGCTGTTGGATTACAGAG ATTTCTAGAGTCAGAAAAGTTCGAAGGACAACAGAGTTTACAGCAGCTACTTATCAAAGCTGTAGAGGATTGCTTTATTGGCAAGTGTTTGGTTTTTGGATTTAAG ctttctggccGTGATGCTGAGAGCTGTTTACTTGGCGAACACATTGCTGAATCAGTGCGGTTCGTGGCCTGTCAAGTCATTCCTCCTCATGGAGCTTTTGTGGGTGTCACCGTTTTTGCATACTTGCAAAGCCTTATGCAGGCAAATACTCGCTCAGACTGCTCTCTGAAAGCTGGTGGTCATTGGCAGCAGAAAGATTCCCCAGCGAGCAGCTTTGACCACACTCTGCCCCTGTGTCTGATCTCGCACTCCGAAAGCAGCAACGAAACATTAACACCCCCTCATCCATGGCATTCAGTGTCGGACCTGATTTTATGTTTCTCTCCTGAGGAAACAAGCAGATGTTCTTTAACAGAGGTTTCAGTGGACAGTGAATCACAAGTGCCTTTGGCTTTGCAGTTATCAAACGGTGTACAAGGTGCCAACATCAATCCTTCTCAATCCCAACAGAACAGGTGCTCTACTTCACATGAGTTTCTTTTTAATGCTTCATCTGGGTCCCCCATAATAACCACACCCTGTGATAAACACTTTAAACGCCAGGCTTTAGAAGCTTCTCTTATCCAATTGAATGACTCTTTATCTGAAAGGCCACTTTTCAATCGCACCAGTTTATTTTTAGAGGATGCGCCTCTGTCAGAAACCTTGGGAGATTTTGTCAGCGTAGAGATTGTTAATCAGAATGTTCTCAGTCCCACTAGTAAAATAGATCAAGCCAAGTCTGAGAACAGCGTTCTGCCTGAAAACAATGCAATTCCCAAATATACATCAAAGATCCAGTCATCGCATTCTTCCCTTCCTGTTCTTACACGTGATGTTACTAATAATAGAGTGTcactaaaaagaaagaatagaagGCACAACGCCTCCACATCATCAAAAGATGTGACGAAACTTTCACATGTCTCTGAGGGGTTGCTCTTCTGTGACAAAAAGGATGTGGCCTCAACAAGAACTGGAGGTGCTCATGTGCAACATCATGCCACAATAGTGCAAGAAAATCAGTCAAGTGGCTATGAGGATGACTATAATTGTTCAGCAGACCTATTTCACCAAAGCAGTATGGACATTTTAGATGTTGACCAAAGAAAGCATGACCGTCTTCCTTATATCAACAATTCAGAGCCTACTTTTACCAGCTTCCATTTTGCTCCTTCACTGCAGTCAACCCCAATAGtggatccatccatccagttaGCATACAGACAGCGGCGTAAACTCGGCAAAAAACTGTCACGCACCAGCCATATCACTTTTCTTCAAAACCACAGTATTAACAGGCCAATGTTGCAGATGGTAAAATCTGCAGGTGATCGAACTTGCGGTTCTGATTCTGCTCTCGAAACCTCTGAAAGTTCAGCAGGTGGCTCTGAGCTGAAAGTGAATGTGAAACCTGTGAATGCAGACTCTGCTTTTCCCAACATCACTAATGACTGCTCAAGGGACCTTTTTGATACTTTATTCTGA
- the pcf11 gene encoding pre-mRNA cleavage complex 2 protein Pcf11 encodes MSADAAREDACREYQSSLEDLTYNSKPHINMLTILAEENLQFAEDIVAIIEAQIAKAPTAEKLPVLYLVDSIVKNVGGQYLEVFAKNLVTSFICVFEKVDENTRKCLFKLRSTWDEIFPLKKLYALDVRVNSLDPAWPIKPLPPNVNASIHVNPKFLKPTEDAAPPPAVTEKNLAEEQIIRQQLLAKQKQLLELQQKKIELELEQTKAQLAASSTNPPHSVPAHFDPPAASQPAPKLNKSWPPPQPDKPSNRDPRLNRASGPSVNAKEPGAVRKEGQVTPPVVNAPEKRVPVPPERPSKLMRIPKKDTSATDEKAKSKSVSPLSKGGFHKGKDSEPEHPKTIDTNKKDPRLRKPVHATIALKEEEVKEKKRSTERKEREDLGKASDPQRSRGKLVNGSVNKHDRFDTFQKQDVKVSKTAVRKRSRSRSPPQHSPKRKDRRSPKRRTRSITPPPKSGKARQLSKHNEDDTQQTNVREDRNAPKKSEPRRLKRPLEERTLEHRDVQPQRASSVEHKSAKDTKRWRSGWEENKLVKQPESELSHGKVSLQRHKSWNSYQRPPAPRTPKQHRLSVDANLQIPDVLNSACKRDLLRKASMRLAKGELTQEEFLNVAHQIKQIFQYQEERQRSDSWEEPEEPCTRKKPQGHMSDAELSYFEHKSKLKRTQLQRPALTLHQISPLRENVQHHRSQQEHDDPFIVDAIKKGSETFKPFLGPDDPRRNNRPPSRTGPTFRNTPSPVSDGNAGKSSLPFEGSTQSMDIDQLEDGDISPRFESPNSVHSDTGPDNDAPLSLDSSRLEMLLGPGRSGRTLNESPGQTPPHATEGSNAQVNVPRHEGANVPPRFEGDMSSHSQFEGTHGPMGQPRSDGPSRPHPSGRYEGNAGPGRYDGPGSHGPPRFEGHSRYDGPSPHRFERPPLLKGPGRYDNQSMPHGPMRYTEPHGRFEGPGSGRFDGPIGNQVPARFEGPGSMRYNSPMQPNRFDGPARFDNPHISQGGFEGPKRYPSGIVNFDVPRRVEGPGSQPGMMRFDNPAQAAPIRFDGQLSVMPRFDSPQQGPSRYRGPPNMQNSFRPQGQMMIDQPQNQGPIMNPGVPPHNFNIGTPNTFDGQPLPFHMQQNVSQGSNFNVPEATPSGFQNSYRPIGQFPGAAPANHPQPMPVMTAPVQNFGPVNPAPFNLPGSQFVQPESHLGQMDVNDLMSKLIDFGIIKPTSADSNSESTSATQSQSLPEEEEPEEEEQDEDDDLPDLTGFVVDDMKQRHESVIIKLYTGIQCYSCGMRFTASQTDIYADHLDWHYRQNRSEKDISRKVTHRRWYYSLTDWIEFEEIADLEERAKSQFFEKVHEEVVQKNQEAAKEKEFQSVKAAADVVHEFCEICQEQFEMYWEEDEEEWHLKNAIRVDEKTYHPLCYEDHAKTSSFVDATPSPNKMLTENPLNAFLKQERDGEASCSSIKEEPTEGDAEAVTVKQEVQDESEGGSQTISAIPF; translated from the exons ATGTCGGCCGACGCCGCGAGGGAGGACGCCTGCCGAGAGTATCAGTCGTCTCTGGAAGACTTAACGTACAACAGCAAACCGCACATCAACATGCTGACCATCCTCGCTGAAGAGAATCTACAGTTCGCCGAGGATATCGTCGCTATAATTGAAGCACAAATTGCCAAG GCGCCCACTGCTGAGAAGCTTCCTGTTTTGTACTTAGTGGATTCCATAGTGAAGAATGTTGGAGGACAGTACCTTGAAGTGTTTGCTAAAAACCTAGTCACTTcctttatatgtgtgtttgaaAAG GTGGATGAAAACACTAGAAAATGTCTCTTCAAATTGCGTTCCACCTGGGACGAAATTTTCCCTTTGAAGAAACTGTATGCATTGGATGTCCGCGTGAACTCGCTAGATCCTGCTTGGCCCATTAAGCCTTTACCACCAAATGTGAACGCTAGCATTCATGTCAACCCTAAATTTTTAAAACCG ACTGAAGATGCAGCTCCTCCTCCTGCAGTCACTGAGAAGAACTTGGCAGAGGAGCAAATAATAAGGCAGCAGTTGCTTGCTAAGCAAAAACAGTTGTTAGAGCTTCAGCAGAAGAAGATAGAGCTTGAACTTGAACAAACAAAAGCTCAACTG GCGGCCTCTTCAACCAACCCACCTCACAGTGTTCCAGCCCATTTTGATCCACCAGCTGCGAGTCAGCCAGCTCCTAAACTAAACAAGTCATGGCCTCCACCACAGCCAGACAAGCCATCAAACAGAGATCCTAGGTTAAACAGAGCTTCTGGCCCATCTGTAAATGCAAAGGAACCAGGGGCAGTCCGTAAGGAGGGTCAAGTCACCCCACCTGTTGTCAATGCACCCGAAAAGAGAGTACCTGTACCCCCCGAAAGGCCAAGTAAACTAATGAGAATTCCAAAAAAAGATACCTCTGCAACCGACGAAAAAGCGAAATCCAAGTCAGTATCGCCATTAAGCAAAGGAGGCTTTCATAAAGGCAAAGATTCAGAGCCTGAGCACCCAAAGACAATTGATACTAATAAAAAGGACCCAAGGTTGCGAAAGCCCGTGCATGCGACGATCGCCCTGAAAGAGGAAGaggttaaagaaaagaaaagaagtacAGAGAGGAAAGAACGGGAAGACTTGGGCAAGGCCAGTGATCCACAGAGATCCAGGGGCAAGCTAGTAAATGGGTCTGTGAATAAGCATGACCGATTCGATACTTTTCAAAAACAAGATGTAAAAGTCAGCAAAACGGCCGTCAGAAAACGCTCTAGGTCTCGTTCTCCGCCTCAACACTCTCCTAAACGAAAAGACAGGCGATCGCCGAAGAGGAGAACGAGAAGCATTACGCCGCCTCCAAAATCAGGAAAGGCTAGGCAATTAAGCAAACATAATGAAGACGACACCCAACAAACAAATGTCAGGGAGGATCGGAATGCACCAAAGAAGTCTGAACCGAGGCGGTTAAAAAGACCACTGGAAGAGAGAACTCTTGAGCACAGAGATGTCCAGCCACAGAGGGCATCATCCGTGGAGCATAAGAGTGCAAAAGACACCAAGCGATGGAGAAGTGGATGggaagaaaataaact tgttaaacaacctgaatctgAACTCTCGCATGGCAAAGTCAGCCTGCAGAGGCATAAATCGTGGAACAGCTATCAGCGACCTCCGGCGCCACGGACACCGAAACAGCACCGGCTGAGTGTCGACGCCAACCTGCAAATTCCAGACGTGCTTAATTCAGCATGCAAGAGAGATCTTTTACGAAAG GCTAGCATGCGATTGGCTAAAGGAGAGCTGACCCAGGAAGAATTCCTTAACGTGGCCCATCAAATCAAGCAAATATTTCAGTATCAAGAAGAAAGACAGCGTTCTGATTCTTGGGAGGAACCTGAGGAACCATGCACCAGAAAGAAACCCCAAGGCCATATGTCTGATGCTGAACTCTCTTACTTCGAGCACAAATCGAAGCTGAAAAGAACACAGCTGCAACGCCCAG cccTTACACTTCACCAGATCTCACCATTAAGAGAGAATGtgcaacatcacaggtctcaacAAGAGCATGATGATCCATTCATCGTAGATGCAATCAAAAAGGGCAGTGAGACCTTTAAACCATTCTTAGGGCCTGACGACCCCCGAAGAAACAACAGGCCACCATCTCGAACTGGACCCACTTTCAGAAATACCCCAAGTCCAGTCAGCGATGGAAACGCTGGTAAATCGAGTCTGCCATTTGAAGGATCAACACAGTCCATGGATATAGATCAACTTGAGGATGGAGATATTAGTCCCAGGTTTGAAAGCCCCAACAGCGTTCACTCTGATACGGGTCCAGACAATGATGCGCCACTAAGCTTAGATTCTTCAAGGCTTGAAATGCTGCTTGGACCAGGGAGAAGTGGCAGAACCCTTAATGAATCCCCTGGCCAAACACCCCCTCACGCTACTGAAGGGTCTAACGCGCAGGTAAATGTGCCAAGGCATGAAGGCGCAAATGTCCCGCCACGATTCGAGGGCGACATGAGTTCCCATTCTCAGTTTGAAGGAACACATGGTCCTATGGGACAGCCACGATCAGACGGTCCTTCCAGGCCTCACCCTTCCGGAAGATACGAGGGAAATGCAGGTCCAGGAAGATACGACGGTCCTGGTTCTCATGGTCCACCTAGATTTGAGGGGCATAGTCGATATGATGGTCCTAGCCCACACAGGTTTGAAAGACCCCCACTGCTGAAAGGGCCTGGAAGATATGATAATCAGTCAATGCCACATGGGCCAATGAGGTACACAGAGCCTCATGGCAGATTTGAAGGGCCAGGATCAGGCCGTTTTGATGGTCCAATTGGAAATCAAGTTCCTGCAAGATTTGAGGGTCCAGGATCCATGCGGTACAACAGTCCAATGCAGCCAAATAGATTTGATGGACCCGCAAGGTTTGATAATCCCCATATTTCTCAAGGAGGATTTGAAGGCCCAAAAAGATATCCTTCTGGGATAGTCAATTTCGATGTACCAAGAAGAGTTGAAGGGCCAGGAAGTCAGCCAGGCATGATGCGCTTTGACAATCCAGCACAAGCAGCACCAATAAGATTTGATGGACAGCTGTCTGTTATGCCAAGATTTGACTCTCCACAACAGGGTCCGTCACGATACCGTGGACCTCCAAATATGCAAAATTCCTTCAGACCACAGGGTCAGATGATGATTGATCAGCCTCAGAATCAGGGTCCAATAATGAATCCTGGTGTCCCACCCCACAATTTCAACATAGGCACCCCTAACACCTTTGATGGTCAACCACTGCCATTTCACATGCAACAGAATGTCTCACAGGGGTCTAACTTTAATGTGCCAGAAGCCACACCTTCAGGATTTCAGAATTCCTACAGGCCTATTGGCCAATTTCCTGGTGCTGCCCCAGCAAACCACCCTCAGCCT ATGCCTGTTATGACTGCTCCGGTTCAAAACTTTGGACCAGTTAACCCAGCTCCTTTCAATCTACCAG GTTCGCAGTTTGTACAACCCGAGAGTCATTTAGGCCAAATGGACGTTAATGACCTGATGTCTAAACTGATTGATTTTGGAATAATCAAGCCAACATCAGCAGACTCGAACAGTG AATCCACCTCTGCAACTCAATCTCAGAGTTTACCGGAAGAAGAGGAACccgaggaggaggagcaggatgAAGACGACGATTTGCCTGATTTGACCGGCTTTGTTGTAGATGACATGAAACA AAGACATGAAAGTGTCATCATCAAACTGTACACTGGAATCCAGTGCTACTCCTGTGGGATGCGCTTTACTGCGTCTCAGACTGATATTTACGCTGATCACTTGGATTGGCACTACAGACAAAACCGCTCAGAGAAGGACATCAGTAGGAAAGTCACCCACAGACGCTGGTACTACAGTCTCACG GACTGGATCGAATTTGAAGAAATTGCTGATCTCGAGGAGCGGGCAAAGAGCCAGTTCTTTGAAAAAGTGCATGAGGAGGTTGTACAGAAAAACCAAGAAGCAGCCAAAGAGAAAGAGTTCCAGAGTGTGAAAGCCGCTGCCGACGTTGTTCATGAG TTTTGTGAGATTTGCCAAGAGCAGTTTGAGATGTACTgggaggaagatgaggaggaaTGGCACCTGAAGAACGCCATCAGAGTTGATGAAAAG ACATATCATCCCTTGTGTTATGAAGACCACGCAAAA ACTTCTTCCTTTGTGGATGCCACACCGTCCCCTAATAAGATGCTGACAGAAAACCCTTTAAATGCTTTCttaaagcaagagagagacggT